In Actinopolyspora saharensis, the genomic window TACGCCCCGGCGACGTTCGGGGTGCACATGTCGGCGCACCTGCTGCTGAACATGGTGGGCCCCGCGCTGCTGACGCTCGGGGCGCCGATCACCCTCGCCCTCCGGGCGCTGCCCAGCTCCGGGCAGCACCAGCCGTTCGGTCCGCGCGAGTGGCTGCTCGGGGTGGTGGACTCCCCGGTCGCTCGGCTGCTGACCAACCCGGTGATCGCCTCCCTGCTGCTGGCGGGCTCGCTGTACGGGCTCTACCCGACCGGGCTGTTCCAGCTGATCATGCAGGAGCACTGGGCGCACACGATCATGAACGTGTACTTCCTGGTCACCGGCTACCTGTGGTTCTGGTCGATCCTGGACGTCGACCGCACCCCGCGCCGCGTACCGCAGCTGGCCCGGCTCGGCGTCACCCTGGGGATGATGCCGCTGCTGGCTTTCTTCGGGGTGCTCGTGCTGAGTATGCCCGAGCCGATCGCGGACAACTACTACCGCACTCTCGACCTGCCCTGGAGCATCGACCCGATGGCCGCGCAGCAGGCCGGGGCGCTGATCGGCTGGCTGGGCGGCGAGCTGCCGATGCTGCTGGTGCTGTTCGTGCTGCTGCGCCAGTGGCAGCGGGACCAGCACGGCACGGACGAGGACACCGACGCGCACGACTCGATGCTGGCGCGGCTGGAGGCCACCCGGCGGGGCGAGCACGAGCCCGACCCGGGCCGGTGACGCGCGATCACCGGACCGAGCCGATGAACTCACGCGGAGAGCCGGGGCGTGAGAGGCGCCCCGGCTCTCCGTCGTCACGGTAGGAGCGGGCGGATCACTCCTCGGCCAGCGCGGCGGCCGGGACCGCCCGGACCGCGCGCCGCGCGGGCAGGACGGAGGCGAGGATCCCCACGGGGATCGAGCACGCCAGCACGAGCGCCACCTGCCACCACGGCACCGCGAAGGCCACCGGCACCTGGGCCTGCCCCAGCATGGCGGCGACACCGCCCCAGGCGAGCACCACGCCCAGCACCGCGCCCAGCACCGCGCCGACCAGGGCCAGCAGTATCGCCTCCAGCGCCAGGGTTCCGCGCAGCTGCCCCCTGGTGAGCCCGAGCGCGCGCAGCAGCGCGGACTCCCTACCGCGTTCGATCACCGACAGCCCGAGCGTGTTGGCGATGCCGACCACCGCGATGATCACGGCCACTCCGAGCAGCCCGGTCATCACCAGCAGCATCACGTTGAGCACCTGCATGACGTTGGCGCGGCTCATCGCGGCCCCGCTCACGCTGAGCGCGGAGTCACCGCTGCTGTTGTCGCTGAGCTCCTGGAGATCGGAGGCGTACTGCTGCAGGTCCGCGTCCGCGGAGGCATGCGCCCACACGCTCATCGGCTTGGTCTCCAGTCCGGTCGCCCGCAGGTCGCTCTCGGACAGCAGCAGCTCGTTGTAGTCGCCCAACTTGGCGCTCTCGACGCGCACCGTGATCGGGTTCGGCCCCGCGGCAAGCTCGACCCGCTGCCCGTCCGACCAGCCGAGGCTGGACAGGAAGTCCGGGTGGGCCACCACCGTGCCCTGCTCCAGGACGTCGCCCCCGTGCCTGGCGACCTCGCTCAGCTTGCCCGGTTCGACACCGAGCAGCTGCACGGGAAGCTTCCCGGAGGAGACGCGGACCTCGTCCGCCGCATCGACCTCGGCCCGAGCACCGAGCAGTTCGGTGCTGACCGCCGTGCCGTCCATGGACCGCACGTCCTCGACCAGCCCGTCGGGAACCGACCCGTTCTGGCTCATGGAGCTGATCTGCGCGTCGATGGGCATGCTGCGGTCGATCTCCGCGATGGCGCTGCGCTCGGCGGTGGCCGCACCGGTCATCAGCACCACCAGCAGGCCGACGCCGATCATCAGCGCGGTGCTGGTCGAGGAGGCCCGGTACGGGTTGCGGACGGCGTTTCCGGTGGCCAGCACCCCGGTGGGACCGAACACCCGGAACAGCTTGCCGATGAGCCTGGCCACTCCGGGGATCAGCGTCGGCGTGAACAGCAGCACCCCGACAGCGCCGATCATGCCGCCGAAGACCGCGAGCGCCACCACTCCCAGCACGGCTCCCCCGAACAGCAGCGCACCACCGAGCGCGGTCAGCACTGCGGCGAAGACGAGCCGGACCCTGCCCATCCTGCGTGCCGACTGCTCATCAGCCACGGGCCGCAGCGCGGCCAGCGGGGAGACCCGGATCGCGCGCGCGGCCGGGGCCAGCGCCGCCAGGAAGGTGACCAGCACGCCGGCCAGCAGCGGGACGACGAACGCCCACGGAGTTATCCCCAGGGCGCCGAGGTCGGCCGGGGAGCCGGTCAGTCCGATCGGCCAGCCCACGGTGGGAACGACGAGGATCCCCAGCGCGGTACCGATCACCGAGCTGGCCACACCGATGATCAGCGCCTCGGACAGCGCCGAGCGGCGGATCTGGCCCCGGGTGGCACCCACGCAGCGCAGCAGCGCGTACTGGCGCCTGCGCTGCGCGTGCAGCACCGAGAAGGTGTTGACGATGACGAAGCCGGCCACGAACAGGGCTATTCCCCCGAAGGGAAGCAGCGCCGCGTTCAGCGCGACGGACGCGCTGGTGCTGAACTGCTCCACCTGATGTTGGGCCGCCTGATCACCCGTGCGCACGTCCGCGCTCTCCGGGGCCGCCTCGCGCACCCTCTCGAGCACGGCCTGCGTGTCGGCGCCGTCCGCGAGCACCAGGTCGATCTCGCTGTAGCCGCTCGTCGCGAACTCCTGCAGCACCCCGACATCGGCGAACAGCGTCGGCGCTCCCGATCCCGTGAGCAGCGTCTCCCCGGTGTCCACCAGGCCGGAGACGGTCACCTCGGTCTTCGGGGGCTCCTGCTGCTGCTCGTCACCGGTGCTGCCCACGGACGGGGTGCCGAACCCCTCGACCTCGATCCTGTCTCCGGGGGTGATCCCCTCGGCCTTCGCGGCGCGCTCGTTGATCACGGCCTGGTTCCGCGCCGTGGGGTACTCGCCCTCGCTGAGCTCGTACCAGCGCAGCTGCTCGTCCTGCGGGAGCCGTTTCAGCTGGACGGTGCCCTTCCCGCCGTCCCAGGACCCGTTGACGTAGTCCTCGTAGCGGGGCGAGGCCGTGGCGACCCCGTCCACCCGGCGGATGTTCTCGACGCGCTCCGCCTCTCGTTCGTTCCGCTCGCTCGGCGAGATCTCCCCCTGCCCCGTCATCGTGCTGGTCGACACGACGACGTCGGCGGCCAGGTAGGGCGCGGAGAGCATGCGTTCCATCGAGGAGCGCAGCGTCCCGGCGAAGACCAGGCTGGCCGCGACGAAGGCGACTCCGAGCACGATGGCCAGTCCGGCAGCGGAGACGCGTCCCAGGTTGGACCTCAGTTGCAACAGCGTGTTGCGCAGCATCGGCCCTCACCCACCCAGCTGACGCAGCGCTTCGAGCACGGCGTCCGAAGTGGGGTTGTCGATCTGTCCCGCGATGCCCCCGTCGGCCAGCAGCACCACCCTGTCGGCGTAGGAGGCGGCCACCGGGTCGTGGGTGACCATCACCACCGTCTGACCGAGGTCCCGGACCGAACCGCGCAGGAAGTTCAGCAGGTTCGTCCCGGACTGGGAGTCCAGCGCCCCGGTGGGCTCGTCGGCGAACACCACCTCCGGGCTGGTCACCAGCGCGCGAGCCACCGCGACCCGCTGCTGCTGCCCGCCGGAGAGCTCGCTCGGGCGGTGCTTGAGGCGCTGGGTGATGTCCAGCGCGTCGGTGATCCTGCCCAGCCAGTCCCGGTCCGGCTTGCGCCCGGCCAGCTCCAGGGGCAGCAGGATGTTCTGCTCGGCGGTCAGCGTCGGCAGCAGGTTGAACGACTGGAAGAGGAAGCCGATCCTGTCGCGGCGCACCAGGGTCAGCTTCTTGTCCGGCAGCGCGGTCAGCTCCGTGTCACCGAGCATCACGCGCCCGGAGGTGGGCACGTCCAACCCGGCCAGGCAGTGCATCAACGTCGACTTGCCCGAGCCAGAGGGCCCCATGATCGCGCTGAACTGCCCCCTGCCGAAGCCGATGTCGACTCCGTCGAGCGCACGCACCTGGGCGGCACCGCTGCCGTAGACCTTCACCAGTGCGGATCCGCCCGTCGCGTATCCCCGCTCGGGCTCTCTCGGGGTGGTGGACAAGCCACCGGTCGGGTCCTCCGATGAGGCCGCGTCCTGGTGCGGCCCGTTCGGGACACTCACGTGAATCCCCCATTGTGGTCTGTTCAACTTGTGAAGTTGGCTCAACGTGATCGGCTGAGCACGAAGAACGATACGTGCCGTCCGCACGACGCGCGGAAGAATGCTCGGGTTGCCCCCGCGCGCTCCCGTCCGGGTGAGAAGCCCCACCACGAACGTGGAACGCGTTCCGGGGTCTCCGGCATCACGTCCTCCGCCGCCCGCGGACCGGAGCTCGCGGGAAGCTCCGGAAGGTACGGATCAAGACAAGCACCGCGGAGATCGCGCGCGCCTCGGGTGAATCCCCCAGACTCCCCTGAAACCTCCCCGGGGGCGCGGCGAGCCGAACCAATCCCCCGTCCGGGCCCGATTCGCGGGCGCACCGGCCACACGGGACGGAGGCTCGAGCCGGTGGACGGTGCGCCCCGGACGGGCGCGTGCGCGGGAGCGAGAGCGCGAGGTCCCGGTCAGCTCGGGGAGAACCTCCGCAGCCTGAGACTGTTCGAGACGACGAACCCCGAGGACAGCGCCATGGCCCCTCCGGCGATCAACGGGTTGAGCAGCCCCAGCACGGCC contains:
- a CDS encoding ABC transporter ATP-binding protein; the protein is MSTTPREPERGYATGGSALVKVYGSGAAQVRALDGVDIGFGRGQFSAIMGPSGSGKSTLMHCLAGLDVPTSGRVMLGDTELTALPDKKLTLVRRDRIGFLFQSFNLLPTLTAEQNILLPLELAGRKPDRDWLGRITDALDITQRLKHRPSELSGGQQQRVAVARALVTSPEVVFADEPTGALDSQSGTNLLNFLRGSVRDLGQTVVMVTHDPVAASYADRVVLLADGGIAGQIDNPTSDAVLEALRQLGG
- a CDS encoding ABC transporter permease, giving the protein MLRNTLLQLRSNLGRVSAAGLAIVLGVAFVAASLVFAGTLRSSMERMLSAPYLAADVVVSTSTMTGQGEISPSERNEREAERVENIRRVDGVATASPRYEDYVNGSWDGGKGTVQLKRLPQDEQLRWYELSEGEYPTARNQAVINERAAKAEGITPGDRIEVEGFGTPSVGSTGDEQQQEPPKTEVTVSGLVDTGETLLTGSGAPTLFADVGVLQEFATSGYSEIDLVLADGADTQAVLERVREAAPESADVRTGDQAAQHQVEQFSTSASVALNAALLPFGGIALFVAGFVIVNTFSVLHAQRRRQYALLRCVGATRGQIRRSALSEALIIGVASSVIGTALGILVVPTVGWPIGLTGSPADLGALGITPWAFVVPLLAGVLVTFLAALAPAARAIRVSPLAALRPVADEQSARRMGRVRLVFAAVLTALGGALLFGGAVLGVVALAVFGGMIGAVGVLLFTPTLIPGVARLIGKLFRVFGPTGVLATGNAVRNPYRASSTSTALMIGVGLLVVLMTGAATAERSAIAEIDRSMPIDAQISSMSQNGSVPDGLVEDVRSMDGTAVSTELLGARAEVDAADEVRVSSGKLPVQLLGVEPGKLSEVARHGGDVLEQGTVVAHPDFLSSLGWSDGQRVELAAGPNPITVRVESAKLGDYNELLLSESDLRATGLETKPMSVWAHASADADLQQYASDLQELSDNSSGDSALSVSGAAMSRANVMQVLNVMLLVMTGLLGVAVIIAVVGIANTLGLSVIERGRESALLRALGLTRGQLRGTLALEAILLALVGAVLGAVLGVVLAWGGVAAMLGQAQVPVAFAVPWWQVALVLACSIPVGILASVLPARRAVRAVPAAALAEE